Genomic DNA from Microbacterium neungamense:
AAGAACGGCGCGATGCTCGGCGAGGCGATCGTGGTGCTGAACCCGGATGCCTCGGAGGGCCTGCTCTACGCGCGGAAGTACTCGATGCAGCTGGCGTCGAAGATGCGCTTCGTCTCGGCGCAGCTGATCGCGCTGCTCGAGGGCGACCTCTGGCTGCGCAACGCCCGGCACGCCAACGGCATGGCGCAGCGGCTGCGCTCGTCCATCGAGAAGGGCCTCGCCGACGGCAGCATCCGCGGCGTCGCGTTCACCCAGCCCACGCAGTCGAACGGCGTCTTCGCGACCCTGCCCGACGGCGTCGCCGACCGCCTGCGCGAGTCGTTCCGCTTCTACGACTGGGACGCCGCACGCAACGAGGTGCGCTGGATGTGCTCCTTCGACACGACCGAGGAGGACGTGGACGCCTTCGTCGCCGAGCTGGGGCGCCTCACGACCGCCTGAGCGGGCCCGCCGTCAGCGCAGCAGCCCCAGGTGCGCGAGCGCCTGGCGGATGAGGGTGCCGCGGCCGCCCTCCATCTCGGCGGCCAGACCGTCGGATGCCGCCTCCTCGGGCGAGAACCAGGTCACCTCGAGGGCGTCCTGTCGGGGCTCGCAGGTCCCGGTGACCGGGACCACGTACGCCAGCGACACCGCGTGCTGCCGGTCGTCGTGGAAGGCGCTGACACCCGGGATCGGGAAGTACTCGGCCACCGCGAACGGCGCCGGCTGCGGCGGCAGCAGCGGGAAGGCCATCGGGCCGAGGTCGTTCTCCACGTGGCGGAAGAGAGCGTCCCGGATGGTCTCTCCGTAGCGGACGCGGCCGGAGACGATGGTGCGGGTGATCTCGCCGAGCGGGGTGGAACGCAGCAGCACCCCGATCTCGGTCACCTGACCGGAGCCGTCGGTGCGCACCGGGATGCCCTCGACGTACAGCATCGGCAGCCGGCGCCGCGCCTCCTCCAGCTCGATGTCGCTCAGCCATGCCGGATTGGCCTGGCTCGGCGGCACCTCTTCGAACCCGAAGTCGCCGTCGGGATCCGGGTCGGGTGTGCGCACCGTCATGCCTCCTTTCTACCAGCGACGTCGGCGGCGGATGTCAGGATGGGTGTGTGCGCCTCTCGATCGACTCCACCGCGACCCTGTGGTCCACCGGCGAGCGCGGCGGGATGCCGCTGCTGGTCCTGCTGCACGGCTACGGCGCGGACGAGCACGATCTGTTCGGTCTCGTCCCGTACCTGCCCGACGGCATCGCCGTGGCGGCGGTCGCCGCCCCGCTCACTCCCCCGTGGCCGATGCCGGGCCGCTCCTGGTACCCGATCGACGACCTGAGGTCGCGGGATGCCGGCGCGATCACGGTCGCGGCGGAGTCGCTGCTGGAATGGCTGGACGCGGAGGCCGGCGACGCGGCATCCGTCGCCCTCCTCGGCTTCTCGCAGGGCGCCGCGGTGTCGCTGCAGGCGCTGCGGCTGGCCCCGGAGCGGTTCGGCGCGATCATCGCGCTGAGCGGATACGCCGCGCCGGGCGAGCTGCCGAACGACCCGCTGCTGCGCGAGCGACGGCCCCCGGTGTTCTGGGGCCGCGGCACGCACGACGACGTGATCCCGCCGCACCTCATCGACCACACCGCGCAGTGGCTGCCGGATCACTCCGAGCTCTCCGGCCGGGTGTACCAGGGCCTGACCCACAGCATCTCCGAGCAGGAGCTCGCCGACGTGCGCACCTTCGTCACGAGGTGGCGCGACGGCGTGGCATCCGCCGCCGGCTGAGGCTCGGCGTCAGCGCATGACCCCCGGCACGTCGACGTCCACCCACACCAGCCGGTGGTCGCTCGACGGGAACGGGTACGAGCCGGTGAGCCGGGACAGCGGATCGTCGGATGCCGGCCAGAACACGCCCGCGTCGAGGATCTTCAGCGGGCGGCTGGGCAGGACGTAGTCGACGCGGAGGTTCCCCGGCGGCTCGGCGAAGTCGGCGGTGTCCTCGGCCGGATCCCCGGTGTGCTCGAGGTTCACGCCGCCCTGCCGCTGCGCGGCCTCGGCACCGCCGGGACTCGTCGGCACCGACCCGGTGTTCACGCGGGGGTGGCCGAGGAGCTGGTCGATCGCCCCGTCGGTGGAGTCGCCGTCGTGCGGGTCGGCGTTCTGGTCGCCGGCGATCACGAACAGCGATCCGCCCTTCAGGCCGCCCGACCGGCCGGCGTCGTCGACGATGTAGGACGCCGCGTCGCCGCCGGTGATGTAATCGGCCCAGAACCGGATCTCGTCGTGATTGCGCCGGCCGTTGCGGTCCTCGGCGCCGTCGAACGTCGGCGGGGTCGGATGCGAGACGAGGAAGTGCAGGGTCTTGTTCTTCGCCACCCGGATCGGCACGTCCCAGTGCGACTTGCTCGACAGCGGGAAGCGGGCCAGCTCCTCCGGCGAGTACCAGTCCGCCGGCTCCGGTGTGGCCGGATCGTCCGGCAGCAGGGCATCCGGCATGTCGGCCCAGCGGAAGCGCTGGAAGGTGCGGATCGCCTCCTCGTCGATGGGCAGCTTCGAGTAGACGGCCATGCCGTACTGACCGGGGAAGAGCCCGAATCCCCACGTGTCGTCGCCGCCGCCGACGGTGCCGTCGTTGCTGAGGTCGAAGCCGCTGGGCACGCCGGTGTTCACCGGCGCCGCGTAGCGGTACGGGTACTCCACCGGCGCGGCGTCGCCGTGCGGCACGGCGAGGTAGTTGTCGTGGAACAGCCGCAGCGCCTCGCCCTCGGCGTCGTAGTCGAACTCGTTGATCAGCAGCACGTCCGGGTCCACCCGCTGGATGATCTCGGCGACCGCATCCGCCTGCGCGTTCCCGGGCGCGGACAGGTCGCGCACCAGCGCACCCTCGGCGCCGCGGTTCAGCGAGGCGTTGAACGTGGCGAATCGCACGTCCTTCACGCTAGCCGCGTTCGCACTCGACGTCGCCTCTCCCCGCGCACCCGCCGACACGGATGCCGGGGCTGCCGCGGCCGGCGCGGCCAGGGCTGTGGCGGCGAGCGCGAGGACGGCGGCGATGCCGGTCGTGCGGATGCGGCGGCGCAGTGAGGTCATGGCGTCACGATAACCCCGGCCGGTGACACCGGGGCGACCTGCGGGTGAACGATCCGGCGCGACGGCGGGATGCGGTCGGGAATGTTCTCGGCCGCGAACGGTTGCGACCAGGCGAACCCCGAAGGTAGAGTCTTCGGGTCCTGTCCGCCGTGTCTGGAAGTCCATTGATCTGAATCGTCGTCTCCGCGTCCTGTCCACGCGCTGATCCGACGATCCTTCCTGCCATCGGCATCCGGTCTTCCCACGCTTCTGCGTGACGTGACCGTCGGCGTCGGCGCACCCGCACACCCGGGAGCCGCTCATGTCAACACCCGCTCTCACCGCATCCGTCACCCTCGACCGGGTGACGTTCGCCTGGCCCGACGGCAGCACCGCACTGGACGCCGTCTCCGGCTCGTTCGGATCCGGCCGCACCGGACTGGTCGGCCGCAACGGGTCCGGCAAGTCCACGCTGCTGCGGCTCGTCGCCGGCGAGCTGGTCCCGAGCTCGGGACACGTCTCGCGCACCGGCGACGTCGCGTACCTGCCGCAGCGCCTCACCCTCGACACGGATGCCCGCGTCGCGGAGCTGCTCGGCGTCGCCGAACCGCTCGACGCCGTGCGGGCGATCGCCGCGGGCGACGTCGATCCCGCGCGCTTCGACGCGGTCGGCGACGACTGGGACGTCGAGGCGCGCGCCGAGGCCGCGCTGGCCGAGGCGGGCCTCGACCCCGCGTTCCTCGATCGCACGGTGGGCGCGCTGTCGGGAGGCGAGGCCGTGCTGGCCGCGATCGCCGGCATCCGCCTGCGCCGGGCGCCGATCACGCTGCTCGACGAGCCGACGAACAACCTCGACCGCGTCGCCCGCGCGCGCCTGTACGACCTGGTGCGCGCGTGGAAGGGCACGCTCATCGTGGTCAGCCATGACGTCGCGCTGCTCGACCTGATGGACGACACCGCCGAGCTGTACGGGCACGAGCTGAGCGTGTTCGGCGGCCCGTACACCGAGTGGCGCGCCTGGCTGGACGCCGAGCAGCAGGCCGCCCGGCAGGCCGAGCGCGAGGCCGCACAGGTGCTGAAGAAGGAGAAGCGCCAGCGGATCGAGGCCGAGACCAAGCTCGCGCATCGGGCGCGGTTCGCGAAGAAGGCCTACGAGAACAAGCGCGAGCCGAAGATCGTGATGAACGGCCGGAGGATGGCCGCGCAGGTCTCGGCCGGACGGCTGCGCACCGAGGTCGCGGAGAAGGAGGATGCCGCACGGCAGGCCCTCGACCAGGCCGGCCGCCGCGTGCGCGACGACGACACCATGAAGATCGAGCTGCCGGCTCCCGGGGTGTCGCGGTCGCGCCGGATCGCGACGGTCGGCGACGGCGAACGGTCCTGGACGATCCAGGGTCCGGAGCGGGTCGCGCTCATCGGCCGCAACGGGGTCGGCAAGACCACGCTGCTGCGCCGACTGGTGGCGGATGCCTCCGTCACGGAATCAGGACGGATGCAGGATTGCAGGACGGATGCCGCGGATCCGTCCTGCGAAACGGCGTTCGTCCTGAATTCCTCACTCCGGGCGGAGGCGCACACGGACCGGATCGGGTACCTGCCGCAGCGGGTGGACGGCCTGGACGAGGCGGCGTCGGTCGTCGCGAACATCGCCGCCGTCGCCCCGCACGTGCCGGAGAAGGAGCTGCGCAACCGGCTCGCCCGGTTCCTCCTCCGCGGCGCCGCGATGGACCGGCCGGTCGGGGCGCTCTCCGGCGGCGAGCGGTTCCGCGTCGCCCTGGCGCGGCTGCTGCTCGCCGATCCGGCCCCGCACCTCGTCGTGTTCGACGAGCCGACGAACAACCTCGACCTGGACACGGTCGACCGGTTCGTGGAGGCGCTGCGCGCCTATCGCGGAGCCGTGCTCGTCGTCAGCCACGACGACGCGTTCCTCGCGCGGCTGGATCTCGATCTGGTGCTCGAGCTGGACGCCGACGGGAGGATCGCGGAGGTCGACTGAGCCCCGGCCGCGACGACCGCACCGTGCCGTGCGTGCGGTGCGGTCGTCGGCGGCGGTCCGCACTCCGGATGCCGGGACCTCTCCGGATGCCGGAACGCGGTTGCCGCGGCGCGTCGCCGGGGAGAGGATGGGCTCATGAGCCAGCTCGTCCGTCCTCGTCAGGGCCGCATGATCGCCGGTGTGTGCCGGGCCGTCGCGAACCGGTTCGGATGGAGCACGACGCTCGTGCGCATCCTCACCGTGCTCGCCGTCGTGTTCGCCGGGCTCTCGATCTGGGTCTACCTCGTGCTCTGGATCCTCATCCCGAACGAGCCGTGACCCTCCCGGCCCCGATGTCGGTGGCACCGGGGAGGATGGTCCCATGAGCACCGCTTCGACAGGTTCCGCGCACCGCGTGCTCGAGCGCTTCACGCCCGCGACCCGGGACTGGTTCCGCGGGGCCTTCGACGCGCCCACCCCCGCGCAGGCCGGCGCCTGGGAGGCGATCTCCGCCGGGAAGCACGCCCTCGTCGTGGCGCCCACCGGATCGGGGAAGACGCTCTCGGCCTTCCTGTGGGCGATCGACAGCGTGTTCCGGGAGCGGATGGAGAGGACCGACCCTTCGACGGGCTCAGGGTCCGGGTCGACGGGCTCAGGGTCCGGCCCGACGGGATCGGACACCCGCACTCCCCCGGCATCCGAGTCGACGACCCGCACCCGCATCCTCTACATCTCGCCGCTGAAGGCGCTGGGCGTGGACGTGGAGCGCAACCTGCGCTCGCCCCTGGTCGGCATCGGGCAGTCCGCGCGGCGGCTGGGGCTTCCGGCGCCCGACGTGACGGTGGGCGTGCGCTCCGGCGACACCACCTCCAGCGACCGCCGCAAGCTCGTCACGAACCCACCCGACATCCTGATCACCACCCCCGAGTCGCTGTACCTCATGCTCACCGGCCGCGCGGGCGAGACGCTCGCCGGGGTCCACACCGTGATCGTGGACGAAGTGCACGCGGTCGCGGCGACCAAGCGCGGCGCCCACCTCGCGGTGAGCCTGGAGCGGCTCGACGCCCTGCGCCGGGCCCGGGGCGCGGAGGCCGCGGCGCAGCGGATCGGCCTGTCCGCCACGGTGCGACCCATCGATGAGGTCGCCCGCTTCCTGGGCGGTTCGGCGCCGGTGGAGATCGTGGCGCCGCGCGCCGTGAAGACCTTCGAACTGGGCGTGGTGGTCCCGATCGAGGACATGCGTAACCCGCCTCCGCCTCCGGGCGCGCCCACGGCGGCGAGTGAGACGGATGCCGAGTACACCGAGGTCACCGGATCGGTGTGGCCGCATGTGGAGGAGGCGATCGTCGACAAGGTCCTCGAGAACCGCTCGACGATCGTGTTCGCGAACTCCCGGCGGCTGGCGGAGCGCCTCACCGGGCGGCTGAACGAGATCTACGCATCCCGGATCGGGATGCCGGTGCCGGAGCCCGCAGGGCCGCCGGCCGCCATGATGGCGCAGGCCGGGTCGACCGCGGGCGTCGAGCCGGTGCTGGCCAAGGCGCACCACGGCTCGGTGTCGAAGGAGCAGCGAGCCCTCGTCGAGGAGGAGCTGAAATCGGGCGCGCTCCGCTGCGTGGTCGCCACCAGCAGCCTCGAGCTCGGCATCGACATGGGCGCCGTCGACCTCGTCATCCAGGTCGAGGCGCCGCCCTCCGCGGCATCCGGCCTGCAGCGGATCGGCCGCGCCGGGCACCAGGTCGGCGAGGTGAGCCGCGCCGCCCTGTTCCCCAAGCACCGCGGCGACGTGCTGCACACGGCGATCGTCACCGAGCGGATGCTGGCCGGGCAGATCGAGGCGATCTCGGTGCCGCGGAACCCGCTCGACATCCTCGCCCAGCAGACCGTCGCGGCGTGCGCGCTGGATCCGATCTCCGTCGAGGAGTGGTACGAGACGGTGCGGCGCAGCGCGCCCTTCCAGACGCTGCCGCGTTCGGCCTACGAGGCCACCCTGGACCTCCTCGCCGGGAAGTACCCGTCGGACGAGTTCGCCGAGCTGCGTCCGCGGGTGGTGTGGGATCGGGATGCCGGGACGCTGACCGGCCGGCCGGGCGCCCAGCGGATCGCGGTCACCAGCGGCGGGACCATCCCGGATCGCGGGCTGTTCGGCGTCTTCGTCGCCGGGGAGACCACCGGGGCGCGGGTCGGCGAGCTCGACGAGGAGATGGTGTACGAGTCGCGCGTGGGCGACGTGTTCACCCTCGGCACCACGAGCTGGCGGATCGCGGAGATCACCCACGACCGGGTGAACGTCATCCCCGCCTACGGGCAGCCCGGAAAGGTGCCGTTCTGGCACGGCGACGGCATCGGCCGCCCGTTCGAGCTCGGCGAGGCGCTCGGGCGCTTCTCGCGCGAGATCTCCACCGCCCCGCCGGAGGAGGCGCAGCAGCGCCTGATCGACGCCGGGCTGGACGAGCGCGCCCGCGACAACCTGCTCGGCTATCTGTCCGAGCAGCGGGAGGCGACCGGCACCCTGCCCACCGACCGGACGCTCACCGTGGAGCGCGGTCACGACGAGGTCGGCGACTGGCGCGTCATCCTTCATTCCCCGTACGGCATGAAGGTGCACGCGCCGTGGGCGCTGGCGATCAACGCGCGCATCCGCGAGCGCCTCGGCGTCGAGGGATCGGCGGTCGCCAGCGACGACGGCATCATCGTGCGGATCCCGGATGCCGAGGCCGACCCGCCCGGCGCAGAGCTGTTCGTCTTCGAGCCGGATGAGCTGGAGCAGATCGTGACCGCCGAGGTCGGCGGCTCCGCGCTGTTCGCCTCCCGGTTCCGGGAGTGCGCGGCCCGCGCCCTCCTCATGCCCCGCACGAACCCGAACCGGCGCACGCCGCTCTGGCAGCAGCGGCAGCGCTCGGCGCAGCTGCTCGAGGTCGCCCGGCGGCACCCCACCTTCCCGGTGATCCTGGAGACCCTGCGCGAGGTGCTGCAGGACGTCTACGACCTCCCGTCGCTGCGACGCCTCGCCGCCGACATCGCCGAGCGCCGGATCCGGCTCGTGGAGACCGAGCCCGCCCAGCCGTCGCCGTACGCCCGCGATCTGCTGTTCGGCTACGTCGGCGCGTTCATGTACGAGGGCGACTCCCCGCTCGCCGAACGTCGCGCGGCGGCGCTCGCGGTCGATCCGGCGCTGCTGGGCGAACTGCTCGGCACGGTCGAGATGCGGGAGCTGCTCGACCCGGACGTGATCGCGCAGTTCGAGCGCGAGGCGCAGCGGCTCGACCCGCAGCGGCGCGCCCGCGGACGGGAAGGGGTGGCCGATCTGCTCCGGCTGCTCGGCCCGCTGGACGCGGAGGAGGTCGCCCTCCGGCTCGCGCCCGTGGATACCGATCCGTCGGCTGCCCCCGAGCCCGCGACGGACCCTGAGTTCGCCACGGCCCCTGAGCTCGCCACGGCCCCTGAGCTCGCCACGGACCCTGAGCCCGCCACGGACCCTGAGCCCGTCGAAGGGTCCGTCGCCGACGCTTCGACACGCTCGGCGTCCGCACCTCCCGACGCTCCGACCCGCTCGGCGACCGCACCTCCCGACGCTTCGACACGCTCGGCGTCCGCACTGCCGGGCTCGGCATCCGCATCCGTCGCGCAGGCCTCGGCGCTCCTGGACGCGCTCGTCGACGCACGGCGCGCGATCCCGGTCACGATCGCCGGGCGCTCCCGCGTCGCGGCGATCGAGGACGCGGGGCGCCTCCGCGACGCGCTCGGGGTCGCTCTGCCGACGGGCATCCCGGTCGCCTTCCTCGATCCCGTCGCCGACCCGCTCGGCGATCTGGTGTCCCGATACGCGCGCACGCACGGCCCGTTCACCACCGCCGCGGTCGCCGACCGGTTCGGCATCGGCGCCGCGGTCGCGCGGCACACCCTGCAGCGGCTGGAATCCTCGGGACGGCTGACCAGCGGGTTCTTCCTGCCCGCGGACGCTGAGCCTGTCGAAGCGTCCGCATCCGCCGGTTCCGCCGGCGAGAAGGAGTGGTGCGACACCGAGGTGCTCCGCCGGCTCCGGATGCGGTCGCTCGCCGCGATCCGCGGCAGCGTGGAACCGGTGTCCGCGCAGGCCTATGCGCGGTTCCTGCCGGACTGGCAGCACCTCACCCGCCCCCTGGAGGGCCCGGACGGCGTGCTCGCGGTCGTGGAGCAGTTCGCCGGCGTGCCGATCCCGGCCAGCGCCTGGGAATCGCTGGTCCTGCCCTCCCGGGTGCGCGATTACACACCCGCCCTGCTCGACGAGCTCACCGCGGCGGGCGAGGTCGTCTGGGCCGGGCACGGCGCCCTCCCCGGCCGCGACGGCTGGATCTCGCTGCATCCGGTCGACCTCGCGCCGTTCACGCTGCCGATCCCCGAGGAGACCCCCGCCCCCGGCTCGCTGGAGGAGAAGCTCCTGGACGCGCTGCGTCTCAGCGGCGCCTCCTTCGTCGGCGCCCTGCGCGCGATGCTCGACAGCGGGGACCCGCAGCACCGGATGCCGGAATCGGAGATCCTGGATGCCCTGTGGTCGCTCACCTGGCAGGGGCACATCACGAACGACACCTTCGCGCCGGTGCGTGCCCTGATCGCCGGGGGCTCGCAGGCGCACAAGACCACGCGCCGGGCACCGCGCACGCGCACCTACCGGGGCGTCTCGCTGACCCGCCCCGGTGGCCGGCCGCCCTCGGTCGGCGGACGCTGGTCGGTGCTGCCGGAGCCGGACGCGTCCGGTGACTCCGCGGCGGGGGCTGCCCGTCGCGCCACGGTGATCGCCGGGCTGCTGCTCGACCGGTACGGGGTCGTCACGAGGGGCGCCGTGCAGGCCGAGGGCGTGCCGGGCGGGTTCGCCCAGGTGTACCGGATCCTCGCCGGATTCGAGGAGGCCGGGCACTGCCGGCGCGGCTACGTGATCGAGCGGCTCGGTGCGGCGCAGTTCGCCGCCTCCACCACGGTCGACCGGCTGCGCACCTTCGCCGGGCTCGCCGATCCGCCGCCGCGCGCGGCGCTCACCCTCGCCGCCACCGACCCGGCGAACCCGTACGGCGCGGCGCTGCCGTGGCCCCGACTCGACACCGTGTCCCACCGGCCGGGCCGCAAGGCGGGCGGCCTGGTGGTGCTCGTGGACGGCGCCCTCGTCCTGTACCTCGAGCGCGGCGGACGCACGGTGCTCGCCTTCGACGACGACCCGGAGGCGCTGCGCGCCGCGGCATCCGATCTCGCCGCCACCGCCCGCAGCCGCCGGCTCGACACCCTCACCGTCGAGAAGATCAACGGCGAGGGCGTGTACGGCACGGCGTTCGCCACCGCGCTGCAGGATGCCGGATTCGTCGCCACGCCCCGCGGCTACACGCTGCGCAAGGCGGTCTGACCGGGCGCCTACGCTGATGAGCATGCTCCGTGAGTTCGGCACCGGGTTCGGCACCCTCCTGCGCGGTTTCGGCATGTGGCGCACCCATCCCCGGCTGCTCGCGCTCGGGCTGGTCCCGGCCGCCATCGCGTTCGCCGTCCTGCTCGGCGCCCTGATCCCGCTGGGCCTGTCCCTGGGCGCCCTCACGGACTGGCTGACCCCGTTCGCCGACGACTGGGCGAGCCCGTGGCGGGAGCTGCTGCGCGCCGGCCTCGGCCTGGTGATCCTGATCCCCGCCATCGCTCTGGCCGCGGCCGTCTTCACCGCGCTCACGCTGACCATCGGCGACCCGTTCTACCAGCGCATCTGGCGGGGCGTGGAGCGCTCGCTGGGCGGGCCGGAGCCGACCGGCGAATCCGGGATCCTGTCCACCATCGGCGAGGGAGTCCGGCTCGTGGTCCTCGGCGCACTGGTGTCGCTGCTCACGCTGCTGATCGGCCTGATCCCGGTCGTCGGCGGTCCGGTCGCGGCCGTCGTCGGCGTGGTGCTCTCCGGCCGGCTGCTCGCCCGCGAGCTCACCGGACGGGCCTTCGAGGCGCGGGGCCTGAACTCCGCCGCGCGCTCCGCGCTGCTGGCCTCCGGCCGGGCGCGGGTGATCGGCTTCGGCGTCGCGGCGCAGCTCTGCTTCCTGGTGCCGCTGGGAGCGGTGGTGGCGATGCCGGCCGCCGTCGCCGGGTCGACCATCCTCGCCCGCGACCTCACCGAGCGTGCCAGACCCGCCGACGCGGCCGCCGCGCCGCCGGCTCCACCCACCCCTCCCGCGGGAGCGCGCTGACGTGCCCGAGGGGGACACCGTCTACCGCACCGCGCACCGTCTCGACGAGGCGCTCCGCGGGCACGAGGTGACGCGATTCGACATCCGCGTCCCGCGGGCGGCGACCGCCGACCTCACCGGCGAGATGGTGCGCTCCGTCGTGCCGCGGGGCAAGCACCTCCTGATGCGGATCGGCGACCGCACGCTCCATTCCCATCTGCGCATGGAAGGCGCCTGGCTGCTCTATCGTCCCGGCGAGAAATGGCGGCATCCGGCCTTCTCGGTGCGCGCGATCGTCGGCACCGCCGAACGCGAAGCGGTCGGGGTCGACCTGGCCATGGTCGAGGTCCTGCCGACCGCCGCGGAGCACACCGTGATCGGCCATCTCGGCCCGGACCCGCTGGCCGAGGACTGGGACCCGGTCGAGGCCGCACGGCGCATCCGGGACGACGGCCGCAGCATCCACGTCGCCCTCCTCGACCAGCGCAACGTCGCCGGCTTCGGCAACGAATACGCCGTCGAGCTGCTGTTCCTGCGCGGCGTGCTGCCGGAGACGCCGCCCGCGGAGGTCGACGTGGACGCCCTCCTCGACCTGGGCGCACGCACCATCCGGGCCAACCGGATCCGCGTCGACCGCACCTTCACCGGCAACGCCCGCCGGGGCTTCACGACCTGGGTATACGGCCGCGCCGGCCGGCCCTGCCGCCGTTGCGGGACGCTCATCCGGCGGGGTGCGATCGGGGCGGATGCCACGCGCGAGCGCGTCACGTTCTGGTGCCCGAACTGCCAACGCTGAGCTCCGCCGGACACGCCCTCGGCCGCCGCCGTCCGGTCATCCCCCTGGGGGAATGAAATCGCCCTGTCCGTGGTTGTTGCTATATCCGGAAGAACCCGGATACGGGAGGAATCGTGGGCAAGAACTACGTCGATATCGAGGACGACCAGGGCGCCACGCTGCGATACCGCAAGCACGCCAACGGCCGGGGCCTCGTCGCGCACGGCGCGAAGGTGCATCCGAAGGCACTCATCGAGGCCGGCGCCTATGTCGAACCCGGGGCGCGCGTCGGAGCCGGCGCGCGTGTGGCCCGTGGCGCGTGGATCGAGCCCGACGCCGTCATCGGCGAGAACGCGCAGATCGATGCGCACGCGCACATCGGCCCGGGTGCCGCCGTCGGCGACGGCGCGCACATCGGCGTCCGCACGGAGGTCGGCGCCGGAGCGCGCGTCGCACGCGGCGCCCGGATCGGCGACGACGAGACCGTCCCCGCCGGTCAGGCGGTGGCGACGGACAGGAAGGGCCTCTGGCTGGCCGCCTGAACGCCGGCCGACAGCAGAAGGGCCGCACGATCCGCTCGTGCGGCCGTCCCGGCTCCCGCGTCCCCACGCGGGAGCCTTTCTCATGTCCGGGCGCGGATCTGTGTGCTCATCGTTGAGCTCCTTTCTAAATGAAGTTAAACTCTACGTTAGAAGCCGGAAGCTCTAAAACAAGATCAGGTTCTGATAGAGGTCGCCATGGACGTCTCCTCGCGCGCCGCGCGCATCGGTTCGCTGGCGGACGCCACGCGCCGGGCGATCTACGACCACGTCGTCGCCCAGGAGGATCCGGTGGGCCGTGAGGCGGTCGCCGCGGCCTTGGACATCCCGGTCCACATGGCGCGCTTCCACCTGGACAAGCTCGTCGACGCGGGCCTGCTCGAGACCGAGTTCCGGCGTCTGAGCGGGCGTTCGGGGCCCGGTGCCGGCCGGCCGTCCAAGCTCTACCGCCGGGTCGCCGAGACCATCGCCGTCTCGCTGCCGGAGCGGCGCTATGACCTGGTCGGGCACCTGCTGGCCCGCGCGATCGAGCGAGCGGACGAGGGCCGGCCGGTGGTCGAAGCCGTCGGCGAGGTGGCGCGTGAGGAGGGACGGCGCGCAGGCGCGACCGCGTCCGCCGCGGTGGATCCGGCGGACGCGGCGGATGCGGCGGATGA
This window encodes:
- a CDS encoding EI24 domain-containing protein, yielding MSMLREFGTGFGTLLRGFGMWRTHPRLLALGLVPAAIAFAVLLGALIPLGLSLGALTDWLTPFADDWASPWRELLRAGLGLVILIPAIALAAAVFTALTLTIGDPFYQRIWRGVERSLGGPEPTGESGILSTIGEGVRLVVLGALVSLLTLLIGLIPVVGGPVAAVVGVVLSGRLLARELTGRAFEARGLNSAARSALLASGRARVIGFGVAAQLCFLVPLGAVVAMPAAVAGSTILARDLTERARPADAAAAPPAPPTPPAGAR
- a CDS encoding DNA-formamidopyrimidine glycosylase family protein; amino-acid sequence: MPEGDTVYRTAHRLDEALRGHEVTRFDIRVPRAATADLTGEMVRSVVPRGKHLLMRIGDRTLHSHLRMEGAWLLYRPGEKWRHPAFSVRAIVGTAEREAVGVDLAMVEVLPTAAEHTVIGHLGPDPLAEDWDPVEAARRIRDDGRSIHVALLDQRNVAGFGNEYAVELLFLRGVLPETPPAEVDVDALLDLGARTIRANRIRVDRTFTGNARRGFTTWVYGRAGRPCRRCGTLIRRGAIGADATRERVTFWCPNCQR
- a CDS encoding helix-turn-helix transcriptional regulator codes for the protein MDVSSRAARIGSLADATRRAIYDHVVAQEDPVGREAVAAALDIPVHMARFHLDKLVDAGLLETEFRRLSGRSGPGAGRPSKLYRRVAETIAVSLPERRYDLVGHLLARAIERADEGRPVVEAVGEVAREEGRRAGATASAAVDPADAADAADELARAACALEAQGYEPRTSDAEILLANCPFDSLAREHTALICAANHSYVDGMLDGLGCARLRADLDRGAGRCCVAVRSSASGSG
- a CDS encoding Lhr family ATP-dependent helicase, translating into MSTASTGSAHRVLERFTPATRDWFRGAFDAPTPAQAGAWEAISAGKHALVVAPTGSGKTLSAFLWAIDSVFRERMERTDPSTGSGSGSTGSGSGPTGSDTRTPPASESTTRTRILYISPLKALGVDVERNLRSPLVGIGQSARRLGLPAPDVTVGVRSGDTTSSDRRKLVTNPPDILITTPESLYLMLTGRAGETLAGVHTVIVDEVHAVAATKRGAHLAVSLERLDALRRARGAEAAAQRIGLSATVRPIDEVARFLGGSAPVEIVAPRAVKTFELGVVVPIEDMRNPPPPPGAPTAASETDAEYTEVTGSVWPHVEEAIVDKVLENRSTIVFANSRRLAERLTGRLNEIYASRIGMPVPEPAGPPAAMMAQAGSTAGVEPVLAKAHHGSVSKEQRALVEEELKSGALRCVVATSSLELGIDMGAVDLVIQVEAPPSAASGLQRIGRAGHQVGEVSRAALFPKHRGDVLHTAIVTERMLAGQIEAISVPRNPLDILAQQTVAACALDPISVEEWYETVRRSAPFQTLPRSAYEATLDLLAGKYPSDEFAELRPRVVWDRDAGTLTGRPGAQRIAVTSGGTIPDRGLFGVFVAGETTGARVGELDEEMVYESRVGDVFTLGTTSWRIAEITHDRVNVIPAYGQPGKVPFWHGDGIGRPFELGEALGRFSREISTAPPEEAQQRLIDAGLDERARDNLLGYLSEQREATGTLPTDRTLTVERGHDEVGDWRVILHSPYGMKVHAPWALAINARIRERLGVEGSAVASDDGIIVRIPDAEADPPGAELFVFEPDELEQIVTAEVGGSALFASRFRECAARALLMPRTNPNRRTPLWQQRQRSAQLLEVARRHPTFPVILETLREVLQDVYDLPSLRRLAADIAERRIRLVETEPAQPSPYARDLLFGYVGAFMYEGDSPLAERRAAALAVDPALLGELLGTVEMRELLDPDVIAQFEREAQRLDPQRRARGREGVADLLRLLGPLDAEEVALRLAPVDTDPSAAPEPATDPEFATAPELATAPELATDPEPATDPEPVEGSVADASTRSASAPPDAPTRSATAPPDASTRSASALPGSASASVAQASALLDALVDARRAIPVTIAGRSRVAAIEDAGRLRDALGVALPTGIPVAFLDPVADPLGDLVSRYARTHGPFTTAAVADRFGIGAAVARHTLQRLESSGRLTSGFFLPADAEPVEASASAGSAGEKEWCDTEVLRRLRMRSLAAIRGSVEPVSAQAYARFLPDWQHLTRPLEGPDGVLAVVEQFAGVPIPASAWESLVLPSRVRDYTPALLDELTAAGEVVWAGHGALPGRDGWISLHPVDLAPFTLPIPEETPAPGSLEEKLLDALRLSGASFVGALRAMLDSGDPQHRMPESEILDALWSLTWQGHITNDTFAPVRALIAGGSQAHKTTRRAPRTRTYRGVSLTRPGGRPPSVGGRWSVLPEPDASGDSAAGAARRATVIAGLLLDRYGVVTRGAVQAEGVPGGFAQVYRILAGFEEAGHCRRGYVIERLGAAQFAASTTVDRLRTFAGLADPPPRAALTLAATDPANPYGAALPWPRLDTVSHRPGRKAGGLVVLVDGALVLYLERGGRTVLAFDDDPEALRAAASDLAATARSRRLDTLTVEKINGEGVYGTAFATALQDAGFVATPRGYTLRKAV
- a CDS encoding transferase; its protein translation is MGKNYVDIEDDQGATLRYRKHANGRGLVAHGAKVHPKALIEAGAYVEPGARVGAGARVARGAWIEPDAVIGENAQIDAHAHIGPGAAVGDGAHIGVRTEVGAGARVARGARIGDDETVPAGQAVATDRKGLWLAA